Proteins from one Cellulosilyticum lentocellum DSM 5427 genomic window:
- a CDS encoding flagellar biosynthetic protein FliR: MEDLVYLYAHVDVLLIIFCRIIAAVLFLPIIEESRIPKLATSGLCLCLAITVFMVTDLGQIYYEPTLISYTILLLKETLVGLIIGFVLKIYFQIYQFIGSLWSTQGGLGMSMALDPVGGVQTPVLGRFYNLCLCAIFVLSGGYHWFIKTLIDTFTLIPINKGVFGTHLVTGIIDTVGNYLLISFELAMPVLGLLILIDFGLGILARTVPQMNMFVIGIPLKVIVLFALLIVTVGLVPRFNTIIIDNMVNTIMNLIQGMRPL; the protein is encoded by the coding sequence ATGGAAGATTTAGTCTATTTATATGCACATGTAGACGTGCTACTTATTATATTTTGTAGAATTATAGCTGCTGTGCTATTTTTGCCGATTATTGAGGAAAGCAGAATTCCTAAATTGGCAACCTCAGGATTATGCTTATGTTTAGCGATAACAGTTTTTATGGTCACAGATTTGGGTCAAATTTATTATGAGCCTACACTCATAAGTTATACAATACTCCTATTAAAAGAAACTTTAGTAGGATTGATTATTGGTTTTGTACTAAAAATCTATTTTCAAATCTATCAATTTATAGGAAGTTTATGGAGTACACAAGGAGGTTTAGGGATGAGTATGGCTCTAGACCCTGTAGGAGGCGTACAAACGCCTGTACTAGGTCGTTTTTATAATTTATGCTTGTGTGCTATTTTTGTACTAAGTGGAGGGTATCACTGGTTCATTAAAACATTAATAGATACCTTTACATTAATTCCGATTAATAAAGGGGTCTTTGGTACTCATCTTGTAACAGGCATAATAGATACCGTAGGGAACTATTTATTAATTTCATTTGAACTAGCAATGCCAGTGCTGGGGCTTTTAATATTAATTGATTTTGGCCTAGGCATTTTGGCCAGAACTGTACCTCAAATGAATATGTTTGTTATTGGTATTCCATTAAAGGTTATCGTTTTATTTGCACTACTTATTGTTACAGTTGGTTTAGTACCTAGATTTAATACGATTATTATTGATAACATGGTCAATACTATCATGAATTTAATACAAGGAATGAGGCCATTATGA
- the fliQ gene encoding flagellar biosynthesis protein FliQ: MEQIVLDYMREALMMIVKVSLPILLTGLVVGLIISIFQTATSIQEQTLAFIPKIIAVFLAIIIFGSWIINMLSVYTIRLFNSFNTLL; this comes from the coding sequence ATGGAACAAATTGTTTTAGACTATATGAGAGAAGCATTAATGATGATTGTTAAAGTATCACTTCCTATCTTATTAACAGGACTTGTTGTGGGGCTAATTATAAGTATATTTCAAACAGCTACATCTATACAAGAACAGACTTTAGCATTTATTCCAAAAATAATTGCAGTATTTTTAGCTATTATTATATTTGGATCATGGATTATTAACATGCTATCTGTATACACCATTAGGCTTTTTAATAGCTTTAATACACTGTTATAA
- the fliP gene encoding flagellar type III secretion system pore protein FliP (The bacterial flagellar biogenesis protein FliP forms a type III secretion system (T3SS)-type pore required for flagellar assembly.) has translation MKINKSILRNIICFAIILFYVGCLYTDTQASTVQVPNITVNLGGESQAENTSASLQMIFIITIISLAPSILIMMTSFLRIIIALHFVRSAIGTQTMPPNQILVGLALFLTFFVMSPVFMQIKTNAIDPLEKQQITQEQAIERGIQPLKEFMLKQTRDEDITLFMDLAHLEPYTEDTDLVKEMPLHVIIPAFIISELRAGFIIGFLVYIPFIIIDMVVAATLMSMGMMMLPPAMISLPFKVLLFILVDGWNLFIGQLIQTFN, from the coding sequence ATGAAGATAAATAAATCCATTCTAAGAAATATAATATGTTTTGCAATTATTTTATTTTATGTTGGGTGTTTATATACCGATACTCAGGCTTCTACAGTACAGGTACCTAATATTACTGTTAACTTAGGTGGAGAGTCACAAGCAGAAAATACGAGTGCTTCTTTACAAATGATTTTTATCATTACTATTATTTCATTGGCACCATCTATTTTAATTATGATGACCTCATTTTTAAGGATTATTATTGCACTTCACTTTGTAAGATCTGCAATTGGAACACAAACGATGCCACCCAATCAAATTTTAGTTGGTCTAGCGCTATTTTTAACGTTTTTCGTTATGAGCCCTGTTTTTATGCAAATTAAAACAAATGCAATAGATCCTTTAGAAAAGCAACAAATTACTCAGGAACAGGCTATAGAACGAGGTATACAACCCTTAAAAGAATTTATGCTGAAACAAACAAGAGATGAAGATATTACTTTATTTATGGATTTAGCCCATTTAGAACCTTATACAGAGGACACTGACCTTGTAAAAGAGATGCCTCTCCATGTTATCATTCCAGCTTTTATTATTAGCGAACTCAGAGCTGGGTTTATTATAGGGTTTTTAGTTTACATACCGTTTATCATCATTGACATGGTTGTAGCAGCAACGCTTATGTCAATGGGAATGATGATGTTGCCGCCTGCTATGATTTCATTACCTTTTAAGGTTTTACTTTTTATTTTAGTTGATGGATGGAATTTGTTTATTGGACAACTTATACAGACATTTAATTAA
- a CDS encoding flagellar biosynthetic protein FliO, producing the protein MLELVLLILIFAGILALTYFVTKKMATFNKRMAFNKNMEVIEVLQLMQGQYLYIVKVGNEYHLIGSTQKGSICYCTSLKEEQLNLEQVITKSFGEQLSHLMKGKQVDEHEDK; encoded by the coding sequence ATGCTCGAATTAGTGTTATTAATTCTGATTTTTGCAGGGATTTTAGCACTGACCTATTTTGTTACAAAAAAAATGGCAACCTTTAATAAGAGGATGGCTTTCAATAAAAATATGGAAGTAATAGAAGTACTTCAATTGATGCAAGGACAATATTTGTATATTGTAAAAGTAGGAAATGAGTATCATTTAATAGGAAGTACTCAAAAAGGAAGCATCTGTTATTGTACATCACTTAAGGAAGAACAGTTGAATTTAGAACAAGTGATTACAAAATCTTTTGGGGAGCAACTTAGTCATTTGATGAAAGGTAAACAGGTAGATGAACATGAAGATAAATAA
- a CDS encoding response regulator: MAKRVLIVDDAAFMRMMIKDILSKNGYEVAGEAENGLRAVEKYKELTPDLVLMDITMPEMNGIDAVKNIKALDPGAKIVMCSAMGQQAMVIESIQAGARDFIVKPFQADRVLEAVRKVVG; this comes from the coding sequence ATGGCTAAAAGGGTATTGATTGTAGACGATGCAGCATTTATGCGTATGATGATTAAGGATATCTTAAGCAAAAATGGGTATGAAGTAGCTGGAGAAGCAGAAAACGGTTTAAGAGCAGTAGAGAAGTATAAAGAATTAACACCAGATTTAGTACTGATGGATATCACAATGCCAGAAATGAATGGTATCGATGCAGTAAAAAATATTAAAGCTTTAGATCCAGGAGCTAAGATTGTTATGTGCTCTGCTATGGGGCAACAAGCTATGGTTATTGAATCTATTCAAGCAGGAGCAAGAGACTTTATTGTTAAACCTTTCCAAGCAGACCGTGTTTTAGAAGCGGTTAGAAAGGTTGTTGGTTAA
- the fliY gene encoding flagellar motor switch phosphatase FliY encodes MVAEMLSQEEINALLGNMNADTTSDNSALQEDYSMQSSGTVTLSPEETDALGEIGNICMGTAATTLFTLLNHKVLITTPKVEALTWEQFINTITDDLTAVSVDYTEGFRGSNLMILKDHDVKIIADLMMGGTGAYAEGPVTDLHLSAIAESMNQMIGSSSTSMAQIFNKKIDISPPQALKMEANLEDIFGPKGDIVKISFRLQIEENIIDSELMQVLPIQFAKELIAGLLNQEQIATEEVAAPQPIENKSEVSSSVVQTATQPTMVQPESKLPPIMEQPYMTNDPNYYGETYHKSVNNIRADVDVQTPQFQSFDNRPKVYPKENMDLLMDVSLEVSVELGRTSRKIKEILEFGPGSIIELNRLVGEPVDVLVNGKFVATGEVVVIDENFGIRITDIINPEDRI; translated from the coding sequence ATGGTAGCCGAAATGCTTTCACAGGAGGAAATAAATGCACTGTTAGGCAATATGAATGCTGATACCACTAGTGATAACAGTGCATTACAAGAAGACTATAGCATGCAAAGTAGTGGCACAGTTACGTTAAGCCCAGAAGAAACAGATGCATTAGGTGAAATAGGTAATATATGTATGGGTACAGCTGCAACGACCTTGTTTACGCTTCTGAATCATAAAGTACTTATTACAACACCAAAAGTTGAAGCTCTAACTTGGGAACAATTTATAAACACAATTACAGACGACTTAACAGCTGTTTCTGTAGACTATACAGAGGGATTTCGTGGCTCTAATTTAATGATTTTAAAAGACCATGATGTGAAAATTATCGCTGATTTAATGATGGGTGGAACAGGGGCCTATGCAGAGGGGCCTGTAACTGATTTACATCTTAGTGCTATTGCAGAATCTATGAATCAAATGATAGGTTCGTCTTCTACATCAATGGCGCAAATATTTAACAAAAAAATTGATATTAGTCCACCACAAGCACTTAAAATGGAAGCTAACTTAGAGGATATTTTTGGCCCTAAAGGAGACATTGTAAAAATATCTTTTAGATTACAAATCGAGGAGAATATTATTGATAGTGAATTAATGCAGGTATTGCCTATTCAATTTGCTAAAGAGCTCATTGCAGGACTTTTAAATCAAGAACAAATAGCAACTGAAGAAGTAGCAGCTCCTCAGCCGATAGAAAATAAATCGGAAGTATCATCCTCAGTAGTACAAACGGCTACTCAGCCTACTATGGTTCAGCCAGAGTCTAAACTACCACCAATAATGGAGCAACCATATATGACAAATGATCCTAATTATTATGGTGAAACCTATCACAAATCTGTTAATAACATAAGGGCGGATGTAGATGTTCAGACGCCACAATTTCAATCATTTGATAATCGTCCAAAAGTTTATCCAAAAGAAAATATGGATCTCTTAATGGATGTTTCATTAGAAGTTTCAGTTGAACTTGGTCGTACATCAAGAAAGATTAAAGAAATACTTGAATTTGGACCAGGAAGTATCATCGAACTTAATCGTTTAGTGGGAGAACCTGTTGATGTACTTGTTAACGGTAAGTTTGTTGCAACGGGAGAAGTTGTTGTAATTGATGAAAACTTTGGAATAAGAATCACAGATATTATTAATCCAGAAGATAGAATATAG
- the fliM gene encoding flagellar motor switch protein FliM: protein MSEVLSQSEIDELFKALNTGEINVNEMQEANEQKGVKSYDFARPSKFSKEQLRTLEIIFESYGRAISTYLSGHLRTMVSAEVMNAEAVTYSEFSNALINPVILAVTDFRPLKGSILLELSPNMGYTIIDRVLGGSGSGLETIREFTDIERVILEKIFIQFVQLLAEPWQNVVELDPMLEKIETNSQVVQIISPNEIIALVTLNIKIGNVAGMMNICIPHLVIESIMDKLNTKFWFAQKEQELGPSYHEYIEKMIEKSRIPIKAILGKTHITVREFLELSRSDIVKLDKDIDSGLDIYVGNILKFTGSPGEYKNKVAIKINHVIQREDE, encoded by the coding sequence GTGAGTGAAGTACTGTCACAAAGTGAAATTGACGAGCTTTTTAAAGCACTCAATACTGGCGAAATCAATGTCAATGAGATGCAGGAAGCTAATGAACAAAAGGGCGTTAAATCATATGATTTTGCAAGACCCTCTAAGTTCTCAAAAGAGCAACTTCGAACTTTAGAAATTATTTTCGAAAGCTACGGAAGGGCTATTTCCACCTATTTATCTGGACACCTCAGGACAATGGTATCAGCAGAAGTTATGAATGCAGAAGCTGTTACCTATTCAGAGTTCTCTAATGCACTGATTAACCCTGTTATTTTAGCAGTTACAGATTTTAGGCCATTAAAAGGTTCTATCCTTCTAGAACTTTCCCCTAATATGGGTTATACCATTATTGATCGTGTACTAGGAGGAAGTGGAAGTGGCCTTGAAACGATTAGAGAATTTACAGATATTGAACGTGTTATTTTGGAAAAGATATTTATTCAGTTTGTTCAGCTTTTAGCTGAACCTTGGCAAAATGTCGTGGAACTTGATCCGATGCTTGAAAAAATAGAAACTAATTCACAAGTTGTACAAATTATATCACCTAATGAAATCATAGCCCTTGTTACACTTAATATAAAAATAGGAAATGTAGCTGGTATGATGAATATATGTATACCACATTTGGTAATAGAGTCCATTATGGACAAATTAAATACTAAGTTTTGGTTTGCGCAGAAAGAGCAAGAATTAGGACCATCTTATCATGAGTATATTGAAAAGATGATTGAAAAGTCTAGAATACCTATAAAAGCAATCTTAGGTAAGACACATATTACTGTGCGTGAGTTCTTGGAGCTGTCACGTTCAGACATTGTAAAGCTTGATAAGGACATTGATTCTGGATTAGATATTTATGTTGGAAATATATTAAAATTCACAGGTTCACCAGGTGAATATAAAAATAAAGTAGCTATAAAAATTAATCATGTTATACAGAGGGAGGATGAGTAA
- a CDS encoding flagellar basal body-associated FliL family protein has product MESKFKLFVIIAIVVLGISIAASTFFVLKQMNESSNGQTAATEKELNLTEVSMGDAIMTNIAIGEDAVQHFAKIKISLGVDASDKKAYEAFTNAVTNQAASMRNELIAVIGEQTYTMLKANDGKAKLADEIVARLNKLLSTDIIYDVYYEEYFVQ; this is encoded by the coding sequence TTGGAAAGTAAATTTAAGCTTTTTGTGATTATAGCTATAGTAGTATTAGGGATATCTATTGCTGCTAGTACATTTTTTGTATTAAAGCAAATGAATGAGTCCTCTAATGGGCAAACTGCTGCTACAGAAAAGGAATTAAATCTTACAGAAGTTTCCATGGGCGATGCGATTATGACTAACATTGCTATTGGAGAAGATGCAGTGCAACATTTTGCTAAAATAAAAATTAGCTTAGGAGTAGATGCAAGTGATAAAAAAGCTTATGAAGCTTTTACAAATGCAGTAACTAACCAAGCTGCTAGTATGAGAAATGAGCTTATAGCAGTCATTGGAGAACAAACCTACACTATGTTAAAAGCAAATGATGGTAAAGCGAAGCTAGCAGATGAAATTGTAGCAAGACTTAATAAATTGTTGAGTACAGATATTATTTATGATGTGTATTATGAAGAATACTTTGTGCAATAA
- a CDS encoding flagellar motor protein MotB, translating to MKKREDQPKKGAPAYMNTYGDMMTLLLTFFVLLFAMSTVDAEKFEALASSFHASVSIFDGGQTIRIDNNVLENGMSQFPVKETQFSIEQAYQEAQETTKAEQDIKAYVKAKEIDDKITVQKSGDMIVIRFADILLFDTGKADIKPGAIPNLNLIGEKLREYIDQGYHLRVEGHTDNQPIHTAQFPSNWELSSARAIAVMRFYLEEMDFNPSKISAEGMGEYHPISSNATSEERAQNRRVEIKLSKSTS from the coding sequence TTGAAGAAGAGAGAAGACCAACCTAAAAAAGGTGCACCTGCTTATATGAATACCTATGGTGATATGATGACTTTATTACTGACTTTCTTTGTTCTTTTATTTGCAATGTCAACAGTAGATGCTGAAAAATTTGAAGCATTGGCATCTTCATTCCATGCATCTGTCAGCATTTTTGATGGTGGTCAAACGATTCGCATAGATAATAATGTGTTAGAAAATGGTATGTCTCAATTTCCAGTAAAGGAAACACAATTTTCTATAGAGCAAGCCTATCAAGAAGCGCAAGAAACAACAAAAGCAGAGCAAGATATTAAAGCTTATGTAAAAGCAAAGGAAATAGATGATAAAATCACTGTGCAAAAAAGTGGAGATATGATAGTCATTCGTTTTGCAGATATCTTGTTATTTGATACAGGAAAAGCAGATATTAAACCAGGCGCTATTCCTAATTTAAATCTCATTGGTGAAAAACTTAGAGAATACATTGACCAAGGTTATCATTTACGTGTAGAAGGTCATACAGATAATCAACCTATACATACGGCGCAATTTCCTAGTAACTGGGAACTTTCTAGTGCAAGGGCAATTGCAGTCATGAGGTTTTATCTGGAGGAGATGGACTTTAATCCATCTAAGATATCAGCAGAAGGAATGGGTGAATATCATCCTATAAGTTCAAATGCCACAAGTGAAGAACGAGCTCAAAATAGGCGTGTAGAAATCAAACTCAGTAAATCAACATCTTAA
- a CDS encoding motility protein A — protein sequence MDISTIIGLVSGIVFVLISIVLGDGRIMLFIDYPSMLIVFGGIISALFVSYPIPKFLEGLKTGKHVFSKQEIDPTEVISKINELALSARKEGLLALEEIAQGMDDPFLQKGILLIVDGTDAELLRSILETEIAFVENRHKDNQKFWDSIAELGPAWGMIGTLIGLIIMLDNLNDPSTLGPKMAVALVTTFYGSMIANLVATPISNKLSLRSNDEILHKQVMVEGLLSIQAGENPRVIEEKLKAFLSPGTRKVFDVKNKDE from the coding sequence GTGGATATTTCTACAATAATAGGTTTGGTATCGGGAATAGTATTTGTTCTCATATCAATCGTTTTAGGTGACGGAAGAATAATGCTTTTTATTGATTATCCATCAATGCTTATTGTTTTTGGTGGTATTATTTCAGCTCTATTTGTGTCATATCCTATTCCTAAATTTTTGGAAGGCTTAAAAACAGGGAAGCATGTATTTTCCAAACAGGAAATAGATCCAACAGAGGTTATTTCAAAAATCAATGAATTAGCTTTGTCTGCTAGAAAAGAAGGTTTATTAGCTTTAGAAGAAATTGCTCAAGGAATGGATGATCCCTTTTTACAGAAAGGTATTTTGCTAATTGTAGATGGTACAGATGCTGAATTATTGAGAAGTATCCTGGAAACAGAAATTGCCTTTGTAGAAAATAGGCATAAAGACAATCAAAAGTTTTGGGATTCAATAGCAGAATTAGGGCCTGCTTGGGGTATGATTGGTACACTTATTGGACTTATTATTATGCTAGACAACTTGAATGATCCATCTACTCTAGGGCCTAAAATGGCAGTAGCACTGGTTACGACTTTCTATGGTTCTATGATTGCCAACTTAGTAGCTACACCAATATCTAATAAATTGAGCTTAAGAAGTAATGATGAAATTTTACATAAGCAAGTTATGGTAGAGGGTTTACTGTCTATTCAGGCGGGAGAGAATCCACGTGTTATTGAAGAAAAACTTAAGGCATTTTTATCACCTGGTACACGTAAGGTATTTGATGTTAAAAATAAAGACGAATAG
- a CDS encoding flagellar FlbD family protein — protein MIKLSKLNNQEFAVNSDLIETIEQTPDTVITMTTGNKYVVKETQEEIIRRIIQYKRKIYLVNEGEE, from the coding sequence ATGATTAAACTTTCAAAATTAAACAATCAGGAGTTTGCTGTTAACTCTGATTTAATTGAAACAATAGAGCAGACGCCTGATACAGTTATAACAATGACAACAGGTAATAAATATGTAGTAAAAGAAACACAAGAAGAAATTATTAGGCGTATTATTCAATATAAGCGGAAAATATACCTTGTAAATGAAGGGGAGGAATAA
- a CDS encoding flagellar hook protein FlgE, protein MMRSMFSAVSGLRVHQTRMDVIGNNIANVNTIGYKSQRVTFNDVFSQTLSSASAASDETGRGGRNPMQVGLGVNVSSIDMLMTQGAAQRTDNPFDLMINGEGFIVVGDTNGTYFTRAGALRADVDGNLIIANGMKVKGWTAQLNEETNKYEIVKGEAGSINLADPNFVSSKPKVTDKLQLSGNLNSTSTKEETNFRFYDSLGNYYSLATTLTPSTDKVDGYSVWEMKLGDIKDANGNKLNGTLSPDTAVKLYFDTNGKLASVGAVPGATGNATSIDLEIENTDKTSTFAEKITIDFSSMTQYASASTIDPKTINGNAAGKMIGYEIGGDGVITASYDNGDMRILAQVVVAKFDNPEGLEKVGDNLYKVTPNSGEFDGIGTVGTFNTGVLEMSNVDLSSEFTDMIVTQRGFQANSRIISVSDEMLQELTNLKR, encoded by the coding sequence ATGATGAGATCAATGTTTTCTGCGGTATCTGGACTTAGGGTACACCAGACAAGAATGGATGTAATAGGTAATAATATAGCCAATGTTAATACTATAGGTTATAAATCACAACGTGTCACTTTCAATGATGTGTTTTCGCAAACACTATCAAGTGCTAGTGCTGCAAGTGATGAAACCGGTAGAGGTGGACGTAATCCTATGCAAGTGGGTTTAGGTGTAAATGTCTCTTCTATTGATATGTTAATGACTCAAGGTGCTGCACAGCGTACAGATAATCCATTTGACTTAATGATTAATGGAGAAGGTTTTATAGTTGTAGGAGATACAAATGGTACATATTTTACCAGAGCTGGTGCTTTAAGAGCCGATGTGGATGGTAATTTAATTATTGCTAATGGAATGAAAGTAAAGGGTTGGACAGCACAACTTAATGAAGAAACGAATAAATATGAAATTGTTAAAGGAGAGGCTGGCTCTATTAATTTAGCTGATCCTAATTTTGTAAGTTCTAAACCAAAGGTAACAGACAAGTTACAGTTATCAGGTAATCTTAACTCTACTTCTACAAAAGAAGAAACAAACTTTCGTTTTTATGATAGTTTAGGAAATTATTATTCACTAGCAACTACCTTAACACCATCAACGGATAAGGTAGATGGCTATTCAGTATGGGAAATGAAGTTGGGTGATATTAAAGATGCAAATGGAAATAAGTTAAACGGGACGCTTTCACCTGATACAGCAGTTAAACTTTACTTTGATACAAATGGTAAATTAGCCAGTGTGGGTGCTGTTCCAGGAGCAACTGGAAATGCTACATCCATAGATCTAGAGATAGAAAACACTGATAAAACATCAACCTTTGCAGAGAAAATAACAATTGATTTTTCTTCTATGACTCAATATGCTTCAGCATCTACGATTGACCCTAAAACCATCAATGGTAACGCTGCTGGTAAGATGATAGGTTATGAGATAGGTGGAGATGGTGTTATAACAGCTTCTTATGATAATGGGGATATGAGAATACTTGCTCAAGTTGTAGTGGCTAAGTTTGATAATCCAGAAGGACTTGAGAAGGTAGGAGACAATCTTTATAAAGTAACACCAAACTCAGGTGAATTTGATGGCATAGGTACAGTGGGAACCTTTAATACAGGTGTTCTTGAAATGTCTAACGTAGACCTTTCAAGTGAATTTACAGATATGATTGTTACTCAAAGAGGGTTCCAAGCCAACTCAAGAATTATATCTGTTTCAGATGAAATGCTTCAAGAACTAACAAATCTTAAACGTTAA
- a CDS encoding flagellar hook assembly protein FlgD produces the protein MSTTISKTAALNSDYLKVTEEVKEQSELDKDAFINLLVTQMKYQDPLDPVDNSEMLAQLAQFTALEQMMNVAQASQKQLANGMIGKYVEYLYKDSETGTSEYLVGKVDYVKVSGDTPVLGIGDVEVNLEDVYQVYDSSNIQANTTAFELLGKTVQGLVEETKTDGTKESIIIEGEVLGIEMKNGNPYMVIGTGKEKVSIDFNKIQNIVDKPSITGKTVTGTYTDSEGKVQTITGTAEYIRIEKAGTFVYIRGEKEGQFVNFNHITLVEDK, from the coding sequence ATGTCAACAACGATTTCAAAAACAGCAGCTTTAAATAGTGATTATTTGAAAGTAACAGAAGAAGTCAAGGAGCAATCTGAATTAGATAAAGATGCTTTTATTAATTTGTTAGTTACACAAATGAAGTATCAAGATCCTCTTGATCCAGTAGATAACTCAGAAATGTTAGCACAATTAGCTCAATTCACTGCACTTGAGCAGATGATGAATGTAGCACAAGCCTCACAAAAACAATTAGCTAATGGCATGATAGGTAAGTATGTTGAATATCTTTATAAAGATTCAGAAACAGGCACATCTGAATACCTAGTAGGCAAAGTTGATTATGTGAAGGTATCAGGTGATACCCCAGTTCTTGGTATTGGTGATGTAGAAGTAAATCTTGAAGATGTTTATCAAGTTTACGATAGCAGTAATATTCAAGCTAATACGACAGCATTTGAATTATTAGGTAAAACAGTTCAAGGTTTAGTTGAAGAAACCAAAACAGATGGTACCAAAGAAAGTATCATTATTGAAGGTGAAGTATTAGGCATTGAAATGAAAAACGGCAATCCATATATGGTTATTGGAACAGGTAAAGAAAAAGTATCCATTGACTTTAATAAAATACAAAACATAGTGGATAAACCAAGTATTACAGGAAAAACAGTAACTGGAACCTATACTGACAGCGAAGGTAAAGTTCAAACTATTACTGGAACAGCTGAGTACATACGTATTGAAAAAGCAGGTACTTTTGTTTATATTAGAGGAGAAAAAGAAGGTCAGTTTGTTAACTTTAATCATATTACATTAGTAGAAGATAAGTAA